Proteins from a single region of Parasedimentitalea psychrophila:
- a CDS encoding arsenate-mycothiol transferase ArsC produces MSELPQSVLFCCDHNSVRSPMAEGIMKKFYGTGTYVQSAGVKTDMEIDGFSISVCQEIGVELSRHRSRSFDDMERWGDDLSSFDLVVALSPASQRRALELTRFFHLDVEYWPIMDPTGLGESREAKLDCYRQTRDQIIGHLTKRWGSASQAQ; encoded by the coding sequence TTGAGCGAACTGCCGCAATCGGTTTTGTTTTGTTGCGACCACAATTCGGTGCGCTCGCCGATGGCCGAAGGCATCATGAAGAAATTCTATGGTACCGGCACCTATGTTCAGTCAGCCGGGGTCAAGACCGACATGGAAATTGATGGGTTTTCTATCTCGGTGTGTCAGGAAATCGGTGTCGAGTTGTCACGCCATCGCTCACGCTCGTTTGATGACATGGAACGTTGGGGGGATGATCTTTCTTCATTTGATCTGGTGGTGGCCTTGTCACCTGCCAGCCAGCGCCGGGCGTTGGAGTTGACCCGGTTCTTTCATCTCGATGTGGAATACTGGCCGATCATGGATCCGACCGGACTGGGCGAAAGCCGAGAGGCCAAGCTGGACTGCTATCGCCAGACCCGCGATCAGATCATCGGGCATCTGACCAAGCGCTGGGGGAGCGCAAGTCAAGCGCAATAA
- a CDS encoding DUF4435 domain-containing protein, giving the protein MNSLTATITHHDICAQIRMERQKHSGTFLLLEGAHDSRRFKKFVDMEQCSIVVCSGRSNVIAAIGKLQDQGFTDSLGLADADFDRLLKQLPENEDIIYSRYHDFDVDVISSSAFERYLEEVGNSEKILSAGTISKIRNDVLQFIRPISAMRLVNQVYSMGYRLGQFDLRLFLAETEIDIDKMIAEVSQGKFSSNKDKELLRKRIDDCLLRKFDLWQFSNGHDLMSAVSIRLEDQIGSRKGSQNYPSEV; this is encoded by the coding sequence ATGAACTCTCTTACAGCTACAATCACACATCACGATATTTGCGCACAAATTCGTATGGAAAGGCAAAAGCATAGCGGAACGTTTTTGCTTTTGGAGGGCGCCCACGACTCTAGGCGGTTCAAAAAGTTTGTCGACATGGAACAGTGCTCAATCGTCGTTTGTTCAGGAAGATCGAACGTTATTGCGGCAATTGGAAAGCTTCAGGACCAGGGCTTCACAGACTCGTTAGGGCTGGCGGACGCTGATTTTGACAGGTTGCTGAAACAACTGCCGGAAAATGAAGATATAATCTATTCGCGCTATCATGACTTCGATGTGGACGTGATATCGTCGTCGGCTTTTGAGCGCTACTTAGAAGAGGTTGGGAATAGCGAGAAAATTTTGAGCGCTGGAACTATTTCAAAAATTCGGAATGACGTGCTGCAGTTCATCAGGCCCATTTCGGCAATGAGGCTCGTCAATCAAGTTTATTCAATGGGTTATCGACTTGGTCAGTTTGATCTCAGGTTGTTCTTAGCTGAAACGGAGATCGACATAGATAAGATGATTGCCGAGGTGTCCCAAGGAAAGTTTAGCAGCAACAAGGACAAAGAACTTCTTCGGAAGCGGATCGACGACTGCCTGTTACGGAAATTCGATTTGTGGCAATTCTCCAACGGTCATGATCTTATGAGTGCCGTTTCCATTCGTCTGGAAGACCAAATTGGGAGCCGGAAAGGAAGTCAGAATTATCCTAGTGAAGTTTAA
- a CDS encoding Maf family protein, whose protein sequence is MAFILGSGSPRRLELLAQLGITPDEVRAPDIDETPQKAELPRAYCSRIAREKVLAVRADDEDLVLCADTTVALGRRILGKPASAGEAAEFLLALSGRRHRVITAIALRRGNKIWQRDVVSQVRMKRLSDPELNSYLASNDWQGKAGGYAIQGPAGALIPWISGSFTGIVGLPLAETANMLQAAGYPLHKEVSE, encoded by the coding sequence ATGGCATTCATTCTGGGATCAGGCAGCCCGCGGCGGCTGGAGCTTTTGGCGCAACTGGGGATCACTCCAGATGAGGTGCGGGCACCGGATATTGATGAGACTCCACAAAAAGCTGAGCTACCGCGGGCCTATTGCAGTCGCATTGCCCGTGAGAAAGTTTTGGCTGTCCGGGCCGATGATGAGGATCTGGTGCTTTGTGCGGATACCACTGTGGCGCTGGGCCGCCGCATTTTGGGTAAGCCGGCAAGTGCAGGTGAAGCCGCCGAGTTCCTGCTGGCGCTATCTGGGCGCCGTCATCGGGTGATCACCGCAATCGCGCTGCGGCGTGGCAACAAGATATGGCAACGGGATGTGGTGTCTCAGGTTCGGATGAAACGGTTGTCAGACCCGGAATTGAACAGCTATCTTGCCAGCAATGACTGGCAGGGCAAGGCCGGAGGCTATGCCATCCAGGGTCCTGCAGGGGCGCTAATCCCCTGGATCAGTGGCTCGTTCACCGGCATTGTCGGGCTGCCACTGGCCGAAACCGCAAACATGTTACAGGCGGCGGGCTACCCGCTGCACAAGGAGGTCTCCGAATGA
- a CDS encoding DNA gyrase inhibitor YacG, whose translation MTCPICDGGTTASYRPFCSKRCADIDLGKWLNGVYAVPSQDAEDPENAAVQAERNLQIKHS comes from the coding sequence GTGACTTGCCCAATTTGCGATGGCGGAACCACTGCATCCTACCGGCCGTTTTGCAGCAAGCGTTGCGCTGATATCGATCTGGGGAAATGGCTAAATGGGGTATACGCGGTGCCCAGCCAGGATGCCGAGGATCCTGAAAATGCAGCCGTTCAGGCCGAAAGAAATCTGCAGATCAAACATTCGTAA
- the infA gene encoding translation initiation factor IF-1, producing the protein MAKEDTLEFPGVVKELLPNATFRVELENGHEIIAHTAGKMRKNRIRVLAGDKVQVEMTPYDLTKGRINYRFK; encoded by the coding sequence ATGGCCAAGGAAGATACGCTCGAATTTCCCGGTGTCGTGAAGGAACTCCTGCCCAATGCGACGTTTCGGGTCGAGCTGGAAAACGGCCATGAGATCATCGCACATACGGCAGGCAAGATGCGCAAGAACCGCATCCGTGTTCTGGCTGGCGACAAGGTTCAGGTGGAAATGACCCCCTATGACCTGACCAAAGGACGGATCAACTATCGCTTTAAGTAA
- a CDS encoding DUF2948 family protein, which produces MTDATFEEGEEAPLNLGALSPEDLQVISSLTQDAVFPITEMRWQAKQNRFALLLNRFRWEDSDRAKSRGRAYERVQSLLVIDTVLSVASQGVDRSDPDVILSLLELRFEPGEDGAGHVLLTLAGDGVLRLSVEALEVSLRDVTRPYQAPSGKAPGHGD; this is translated from the coding sequence ATGACTGACGCAACATTTGAAGAGGGCGAGGAGGCGCCGCTGAACCTTGGCGCATTGTCGCCGGAGGATCTGCAAGTGATCTCGTCACTGACGCAGGACGCGGTCTTCCCGATCACCGAGATGCGCTGGCAGGCAAAGCAAAATCGCTTTGCCTTGCTGCTGAACCGGTTTCGCTGGGAAGACAGCGACAGGGCCAAATCTCGGGGGCGGGCCTATGAGCGGGTGCAATCGCTGCTGGTCATCGACACTGTGTTGTCAGTGGCCTCGCAGGGGGTCGATCGCAGTGATCCTGACGTGATCCTGTCGCTGCTTGAGCTCCGCTTTGAGCCGGGCGAGGACGGCGCCGGCCATGTGCTGCTGACCCTGGCCGGTGACGGCGTCTTGCGGCTGTCGGTCGAGGCGCTTGAGGTTTCACTGCGCGATGTCACCCGACCATATCAGGCGCCATCGGGCAAGGCTCCGGGGCACGGTGATTAA
- a CDS encoding ribonuclease E/G, with protein sequence MKGRTIILDHLNGREAAALMVDGKLDDLLIESDQPAPGTIYRARADRPVKGQGGMFLSTPDGPAFLRQVKGLAPGQMLLVQVTGYAEDGKAIPVTQKILFKSRYAIVTPEAPGLNISRSIRDEVERDRLLEIAHEIMGDSPHGLILRSACDGAEADQITEDIAAMADVAAAVMSDDGCEPQALTEGDTPHLLAWRDWSEAAEVERQAGGFEHHGVLEALEMVRGIHVPLSGGAFLYIEPTRALVAVDVNTGSDASLAAGVKANMACAKALPRALRVRGLGGQIVLDLAPMPKKDRRVFETALRAAFRTDSEETLMVGWTPLGHYELQRKRSRVALTGILNELLA encoded by the coding sequence ATGAAGGGCCGCACTATCATCCTCGACCACCTGAACGGCCGCGAAGCTGCGGCGCTGATGGTGGATGGCAAGCTGGACGACCTATTGATCGAAAGTGATCAGCCGGCACCTGGTACGATCTACCGCGCCCGCGCTGATCGCCCAGTCAAGGGGCAGGGCGGCATGTTCCTGAGCACCCCGGATGGCCCAGCGTTTCTGCGACAGGTCAAAGGGTTGGCTCCGGGGCAGATGCTGCTGGTGCAAGTCACCGGTTATGCCGAGGATGGCAAGGCCATTCCTGTCACTCAGAAAATCCTGTTCAAAAGCCGCTATGCGATTGTCACCCCTGAGGCGCCAGGGTTGAATATTTCGCGCTCGATTCGCGACGAGGTTGAGCGGGACCGACTGTTGGAAATTGCCCATGAAATTATGGGCGACAGCCCCCACGGGCTGATTCTCAGATCGGCCTGTGATGGCGCCGAAGCCGATCAAATCACCGAGGACATCGCAGCAATGGCGGATGTGGCCGCCGCAGTTATGTCGGACGATGGCTGCGAGCCCCAGGCATTGACTGAGGGGGATACTCCGCATTTGCTGGCTTGGCGGGATTGGTCAGAGGCAGCAGAGGTTGAGCGGCAGGCCGGCGGCTTTGAACATCACGGGGTGCTGGAGGCGCTAGAGATGGTCAGGGGCATTCACGTGCCACTATCCGGCGGTGCCTTTTTGTATATTGAGCCGACGCGTGCGCTAGTGGCTGTAGATGTGAACACCGGGTCTGACGCCTCGCTGGCGGCTGGGGTCAAGGCGAACATGGCTTGTGCCAAAGCACTGCCGCGGGCGCTGCGGGTGCGCGGCCTGGGCGGGCAAATTGTGCTGGATTTGGCGCCGATGCCGAAAAAGGACCGGCGGGTCTTTGAAACGGCTCTGCGGGCGGCCTTTCGCACCGACAGCGAGGAAACCCTGATGGTTGGCTGGACTCCTCTTGGTCATTATGAGCTCCAGCGCAAACGGAGCCGGGTGGCCCTGACGGGCATATTAAATGAGCTTCTGGCGTGA
- a CDS encoding tyrosine-type recombinase/integrase, protein MADSKSKTTSQKNIRKGLAIYKTGQSIYWFLRLWDPLAKKYVRRTTKETVRIEAVEAAIEFADNFKSGGHPVHAVKKATSFERYAKQLISIQALKGGKWSGGDAKLLNRSGDGLIAYFGKWDVTKINTGSVRDYLLKLDEKRGKPLAESTKAKHTIILRKVLTLAVEDGLLNVLPVMPKQKTKDMPRLAFTDDEYARLLQAGEECAQRGDIVRGVKVRRHHVRMFRFVVYSFLRPTESELFGLKHKDVQVKGKPPHLEMKIDGKTGQRTSVTMPIAVPLYRGMLNPLNEADTDQNEYVWMPEYPNRTTAINTARRIFNHILEAAGLKDDVHKFSPYSLRHYALQKRLKESKGEANIYNLAKNAGTSIEMLQRFYLDKMALTPDLIENLQTKGK, encoded by the coding sequence ATGGCTGATTCAAAAAGTAAGACCACATCACAGAAGAACATTCGAAAAGGTCTTGCGATCTACAAAACTGGCCAGTCGATCTACTGGTTCTTGCGTCTGTGGGATCCGCTTGCCAAAAAGTACGTACGGCGAACCACAAAAGAGACCGTGCGCATCGAGGCAGTCGAGGCTGCGATAGAGTTCGCTGACAATTTCAAGAGCGGTGGCCACCCAGTACATGCTGTGAAGAAAGCCACCAGCTTTGAGCGCTATGCCAAGCAGTTGATCAGCATACAGGCGCTGAAGGGCGGCAAGTGGTCAGGTGGTGATGCAAAGCTGCTCAACAGATCAGGCGATGGCTTGATCGCGTATTTCGGCAAGTGGGATGTGACGAAGATCAACACAGGCTCGGTGCGTGATTATCTGCTCAAGCTAGACGAAAAACGGGGCAAGCCTCTGGCTGAAAGCACCAAAGCAAAGCACACGATCATTTTGCGCAAAGTGCTGACGTTGGCTGTTGAGGACGGGCTGCTGAACGTACTGCCGGTGATGCCCAAACAGAAGACGAAAGACATGCCCCGACTGGCTTTCACTGATGACGAATATGCTCGTCTCTTGCAGGCCGGTGAGGAATGCGCGCAGCGTGGTGACATCGTGCGTGGTGTGAAGGTTCGTCGTCATCACGTCAGAATGTTCAGGTTTGTTGTCTACAGCTTTCTTCGGCCGACCGAATCTGAGTTGTTTGGATTGAAGCACAAAGACGTTCAAGTGAAGGGCAAACCACCGCACCTCGAGATGAAGATCGACGGTAAGACAGGTCAGCGCACAAGCGTCACGATGCCGATTGCGGTGCCACTATACCGAGGCATGCTGAACCCGCTGAATGAGGCTGATACGGACCAGAATGAATATGTCTGGATGCCTGAGTATCCAAATCGAACAACGGCGATCAACACAGCGCGTCGGATCTTCAACCACATACTGGAAGCAGCTGGCCTGAAAGACGATGTTCACAAGTTCTCGCCGTATTCTCTGCGCCATTACGCTTTGCAGAAGCGCCTTAAAGAGTCGAAGGGCGAGGCGAACATCTACAATCTGGCGAAGAACGCGGGCACTAGCATCGAAATGTTGCAGCGCTTCTATCTCGATAAGATGGCTCTGACGCCTGATCTGATCGAGAACTTGCAGACTAAGGGCAAATAA
- a CDS encoding tyrosine-type recombinase/integrase, with protein MAQGKQAKVLTNAQVQAMLRHLETGRNSERNIVIFLLTMKAGLRAKEVAGLRWTSVLNSSGEVGDHIELTDKTSKGRSGRIIPMNRDLRKALGVWMSVCSEKRQRRGALPFPDRSIICTERSDSTPAQVIVNMFHRWYRDLGFVGASSHSGRRTFITNAAKKVVQVGGSLRDVQELAGHSSLTMTQRYIEGDTDAKKRLVQLI; from the coding sequence ATGGCACAGGGTAAGCAGGCGAAAGTTCTCACAAACGCTCAGGTTCAGGCAATGCTTCGGCATCTTGAGACCGGTCGAAACAGCGAGCGCAACATAGTCATCTTTTTGCTGACGATGAAAGCAGGTCTTCGAGCAAAAGAAGTCGCGGGACTGCGCTGGACGTCGGTATTGAATTCGAGCGGCGAAGTTGGGGATCACATCGAACTGACAGACAAGACGAGCAAGGGTCGCTCGGGGCGAATTATCCCGATGAACAGGGATCTGCGAAAAGCATTGGGCGTGTGGATGTCGGTATGTTCGGAAAAACGTCAACGACGTGGCGCCCTGCCCTTTCCTGATCGATCCATCATTTGCACAGAACGAAGCGACAGCACACCTGCGCAGGTCATCGTGAATATGTTTCATCGCTGGTATCGCGATCTTGGCTTTGTTGGCGCAAGCTCACACAGCGGTCGACGCACATTCATTACAAACGCTGCAAAGAAAGTCGTGCAGGTTGGAGGATCTCTTCGCGATGTTCAAGAGCTTGCCGGACATTCCAGCCTGACGATGACCCAGCGATACATCGAAGGCGATACGGACGCGAAGAAACGACTGGTGCAATTGATTTGA
- a CDS encoding AAA family ATPase, translated as MGKTACLKLIDALFKKRWSVFSSTEFEHIVFNFSDGSEIVIRKFPEDETSSSVELMGIAVETNTSSNETGTWTPRSIDTTTSKFSRVERFLPFLTRSGPRNWTHDYSGQTLNLQDVVENYAADIPEEILEEFSETPPEDLLTIIKNVDCHLIETQRLLVFRDDDYRRGPHGRSSQLAISKKAQVLRNTISKELASYAAISQSLDRSFPRRVIQTGPATSPQNLAASLAGLDATRRGLMEAGILDPEGDEAFPIINDVNDAVSAVLKVYVSDTEQKLNVLERLRERILLFIELIDDRFTPKSVVVHKNEGFRVQRSTKHDVPLEKLSSGEQHQLVLFFELLFELKPNALILIDEPELSLHVGWQKKFIPDLQRIIALNEFDVLLATHSPQLIGEWDDVVVDLGDVE; from the coding sequence ATGGGAAAAACCGCCTGCCTCAAACTTATTGACGCTCTATTTAAAAAGCGATGGTCGGTTTTCTCAAGCACGGAATTTGAACACATCGTATTTAACTTTTCGGACGGTAGCGAAATAGTAATCCGAAAGTTCCCCGAAGACGAGACATCATCTTCCGTTGAACTCATGGGAATTGCGGTTGAAACAAATACCTCATCCAATGAGACAGGAACTTGGACGCCTCGTTCCATTGATACAACAACGTCAAAATTCTCCCGGGTAGAGAGGTTTTTGCCATTTCTGACGAGAAGTGGTCCGCGAAACTGGACCCATGACTATTCCGGTCAAACATTGAACTTGCAAGATGTTGTAGAAAATTATGCGGCCGATATCCCTGAAGAAATATTGGAGGAATTTTCGGAAACCCCTCCCGAAGATCTATTGACCATTATCAAGAATGTTGATTGTCATTTGATTGAAACTCAGCGCCTTCTAGTCTTTCGCGACGATGACTACAGACGCGGCCCGCATGGCCGGTCTTCTCAGTTGGCGATTTCAAAAAAGGCACAGGTTCTCCGAAATACTATCTCTAAGGAGTTGGCTTCATACGCAGCTATATCTCAGTCACTTGATCGATCCTTCCCTCGGCGCGTGATTCAAACAGGACCGGCAACTTCACCGCAGAACCTGGCCGCATCTTTAGCTGGTCTTGATGCGACAAGGCGTGGCCTTATGGAGGCTGGAATTCTCGATCCAGAAGGTGATGAGGCATTTCCTATCATAAATGATGTCAATGATGCGGTTTCGGCCGTTCTAAAAGTTTACGTTAGTGACACAGAGCAAAAGCTAAATGTTCTTGAAAGGTTACGGGAACGGATACTTCTATTCATTGAACTTATTGATGATAGGTTCACACCAAAGAGTGTGGTTGTTCACAAAAACGAGGGTTTTCGCGTACAACGATCGACGAAGCACGACGTTCCATTGGAGAAATTGTCTTCTGGTGAACAGCACCAACTGGTTTTGTTTTTTGAGCTTCTCTTTGAGCTCAAACCAAACGCCCTAATACTCATTGATGAGCCAGAGCTTTCACTTCACGTGGGGTGGCAGAAGAAATTTATTCCAGACCTGCAAAGAATCATCGCACTAAACGAGTTTGATGTGCTTCTCGCAACTCATTCGCCCCAGCTGATAGGCGAGTGGGACGATGTAGTAGTCGATCTTGGTGATGTGGAATAG
- a CDS encoding IS3 family transposase (programmed frameshift), with the protein MKMTRYSEPQILAILRQAEGGVPVTELCREHGMSNASFYKWRSKYGGMDASMISQMKALEDENRRLKKMYAEMSMQAELLKEALGKKLIRPALRRGLAEKAVARHGISIALACRTFDVSETCYRYSPLLSDENEEIADLLVGLTAARKTWGFGLCFLHLRNVQGHSWNHKRVYRIYCELELNLRIKPRKRLKRDKPDALAVPDAPNMTWSMDFMADRLGDGRAFRLLNVLDDFNREGLGIEVDFSLPAERVIRSLNRIIEWRGKPGTIRVDNGPEYISGKLLEWAEKQGIIIQYIQPGKPQQNAYIERYNRTVRHEWLDQHIIENIEEAQDFATQWLWTYNNDRPNMGLGGITPAMKLKMAA; encoded by the exons ATGAAGATGACGAGATATAGCGAACCCCAAATTCTTGCGATCCTACGCCAAGCCGAAGGCGGTGTGCCTGTAACGGAGCTGTGCCGCGAGCACGGGATGAGCAACGCGTCGTTCTACAAATGGCGATCAAAATACGGTGGTATGGACGCGTCGATGATCAGCCAAATGAAGGCGCTTGAAGACGAGAACCGGCGGCTGAAAAAGATGTATGCCGAGATGAGCATGCAAGCAGAATTACTGAAGGAAGCCCTGGGAAAAAAGT TGATCCGGCCAGCCTTACGACGGGGTCTGGCCGAGAAAGCGGTGGCGCGCCACGGTATCAGCATTGCGCTGGCCTGCCGCACGTTTGATGTCAGTGAGACGTGCTATCGTTACAGCCCGCTCTTGAGCGATGAGAACGAAGAGATTGCCGATCTGCTGGTTGGGCTGACGGCCGCACGGAAGACTTGGGGGTTTGGGCTATGTTTCCTGCATCTACGTAACGTGCAAGGTCATTCGTGGAACCACAAAAGGGTTTACCGGATTTACTGCGAACTGGAACTGAACTTGCGGATCAAACCTCGGAAACGGTTAAAGCGGGACAAACCCGATGCGCTGGCAGTGCCGGACGCCCCGAACATGACCTGGTCGATGGACTTCATGGCGGATCGCCTCGGGGATGGTCGGGCGTTTCGGCTCTTGAACGTGCTGGATGATTTTAACCGCGAGGGTTTGGGCATCGAGGTCGATTTTTCTTTGCCAGCCGAACGGGTTATTCGCAGCCTTAATCGGATCATTGAATGGCGTGGGAAACCAGGAACCATTCGGGTCGATAATGGGCCGGAGTACATCAGTGGTAAGCTGCTGGAATGGGCTGAGAAACAAGGTATTATCATCCAGTACATTCAACCCGGAAAGCCGCAGCAGAACGCTTACATCGAGCGCTATAATCGCACCGTCAGGCATGAATGGTTGGACCAACATATCATCGAAAACATAGAGGAGGCACAGGACTTTGCCACACAATGGCTATGGACTTACAATAATGACCGCCCGAATATGGGCCTCGGCGGCATCACACCCGCAATGAAACTGAAAATGGCCGCGTAA
- a CDS encoding tyrosine-type recombinase/integrase: MKEEKTTSLRARMIEDMRIRGLKELTQKGHIRAIKHFAAFLGRSPDTATPDELRAYQLHMTDTDVSTTTFNTRIVSLRLFFGVTCGREEMKRYMQFRRKPNKLPVVLSVEEVSDLLTAVPGPGLKYRAALGISYGAGLRASEVCHLKVADIDSDRMLIHVDEGKNGKDRKAMLSRRLLELLRDYWLEARPEGWLFPGKPKINPLSPRQLNRAFTSAKHMAGINKPATLHTLRHSFATHLLEANTDVRVIQVLLGHSKLSTTARYTHVATKTIRNTVSPFDNLKQLQDHTLRRGLE, translated from the coding sequence ATGAAAGAGGAGAAGACAACGTCGCTGCGAGCGCGGATGATCGAGGATATGCGCATTCGCGGACTGAAGGAGTTGACGCAGAAAGGGCATATCCGTGCGATTAAACATTTTGCGGCTTTCCTTGGCCGCTCGCCTGATACCGCAACACCAGATGAGTTGCGCGCCTATCAGTTGCACATGACAGACACTGACGTTTCGACGACGACCTTCAACACCCGGATCGTCTCGCTCAGACTATTTTTCGGCGTGACCTGCGGGCGCGAAGAGATGAAGCGATACATGCAGTTCCGACGCAAACCGAATAAACTGCCCGTTGTGCTCAGCGTCGAGGAGGTATCCGATCTGCTGACAGCCGTTCCTGGTCCTGGCCTCAAGTATCGGGCTGCTTTGGGCATTAGCTATGGCGCTGGGTTGCGGGCGTCCGAAGTTTGCCACCTCAAAGTGGCCGACATCGACAGCGACCGGATGTTGATCCATGTCGACGAGGGCAAGAATGGCAAAGACCGTAAGGCGATGCTGTCGCGAAGGCTTTTGGAACTGCTGCGGGACTATTGGCTTGAGGCACGACCCGAGGGCTGGCTATTTCCCGGAAAACCCAAGATCAATCCGCTGTCACCACGCCAGCTCAATCGCGCCTTCACCTCGGCAAAGCACATGGCGGGGATCAACAAACCGGCGACACTGCATACTCTGCGGCATAGTTTTGCGACCCATCTGCTGGAGGCCAATACCGATGTGCGGGTGATCCAGGTCCTGTTGGGTCATTCCAAGCTGAGCACGACAGCGCGCTACACCCACGTCGCCACTAAGACGATCCGCAATACGGTCAGCCCGTTCGACAACCTCAAACAGTTGCAGGATCACACGCTCCGACGAGGGTTGGAGTGA
- a CDS encoding UPF0262 family protein has translation MNRISQIELDDRNLPPPTPEIEQERRVAIFDLIEENSFQLPSRENREVPQGPYHLGLAIRDKRLVFDVETEGGGKAAEFHLSLSPFRQVVKDYYQICESYFTAVKTLPPSQIETIDMARRGIHNEGSRVLQERLEGKAEIDTDTARRLFTLICVLHFGG, from the coding sequence ATGAACCGCATCAGCCAAATCGAATTGGACGACCGCAACCTGCCGCCGCCGACACCAGAGATCGAGCAGGAGCGCCGGGTGGCGATTTTTGACCTGATTGAGGAAAACTCCTTTCAGTTGCCCTCTCGTGAGAACCGCGAGGTTCCCCAGGGGCCCTATCATCTGGGACTGGCCATCCGGGATAAGCGGTTGGTGTTTGATGTCGAAACTGAAGGCGGCGGCAAGGCGGCGGAATTCCACCTGTCGTTGTCGCCGTTCAGGCAGGTAGTCAAGGATTACTATCAGATCTGTGAAAGCTATTTCACCGCCGTCAAGACGCTGCCGCCAAGTCAGATTGAAACCATTGATATGGCGCGCCGGGGCATTCACAATGAGGGCAGCCGCGTGTTGCAAGAGCGGCTGGAGGGCAAGGCCGAAATCGACACCGATACAGCCCGGCGCCTGTTCACGCTGATCTGCGTGCTGCACTTCGGAGGCTGA
- the hisD gene encoding histidinol dehydrogenase, whose amino-acid sequence MPQFLDTSADDFEMGFAALLGAKREDSPDVDAIVADIIADVRARGDAAVLELTAKFDHLELAADQLAFSRDEIDAAIAEVGEADRAALELAAERIWSYHKRQMPSDESWTDSAGATLGWRWTAVSAAGLYVPGGLATYPSSVLMNAIPAKVAGVQRLAITVPTPNGKINPLVLLAARIAGVDEIYRIGGAQAIAALAYGTKSIVPVDKITGPGNAFVAAAKRRVFGKVGIDMIAGPSEILVIADKDNNPDWIALDLLSQAEHDETAQSILITDDAEFGRAVAAAVEKQLETLERSAIAGPSWRDYGAVITVTDMDQAAALSNRIAPEHLELCVADPEALSLKTVHAGAIFLGQYTPEAIGDYVGGPNHVLPTARSARFSSGLSVLDFLKRTTLSHMTPAALRAIGPAAETLAISESLQAHGLSVRARLDALND is encoded by the coding sequence ATGCCGCAGTTTCTGGATACGAGCGCTGATGATTTCGAGATGGGTTTTGCCGCGCTTTTGGGGGCCAAACGCGAGGATAGCCCGGACGTAGACGCGATTGTTGCCGATATTATTGCGGATGTGCGCGCCCGGGGCGATGCTGCTGTGCTCGAACTGACCGCCAAGTTTGACCATCTTGAGCTGGCAGCAGACCAGCTCGCCTTCTCGAGGGATGAGATCGACGCGGCGATTGCTGAGGTGGGCGAGGCCGACCGCGCCGCACTGGAATTGGCGGCCGAGCGTATTTGGTCTTACCATAAGCGCCAGATGCCCAGCGATGAAAGCTGGACGGATTCGGCTGGGGCGACCCTGGGCTGGCGTTGGACCGCGGTTTCAGCGGCGGGTCTCTATGTGCCGGGTGGCCTGGCCACCTATCCGTCGTCGGTGCTGATGAATGCCATTCCTGCCAAGGTGGCTGGCGTGCAGCGATTGGCGATTACCGTGCCGACGCCTAATGGCAAGATTAATCCGCTGGTGTTGCTGGCTGCTCGGATCGCGGGGGTGGACGAGATCTATCGCATTGGCGGCGCTCAGGCCATTGCGGCGCTGGCCTATGGCACCAAGAGCATTGTCCCGGTTGATAAAATCACCGGCCCCGGCAATGCTTTTGTTGCCGCGGCCAAGCGCCGGGTGTTTGGCAAGGTGGGGATTGATATGATTGCGGGCCCATCAGAAATCCTGGTGATTGCCGATAAAGACAACAACCCGGACTGGATTGCCCTGGACCTGCTGAGCCAGGCCGAGCACGATGAAACGGCCCAATCCATCCTGATCACCGATGATGCTGAATTTGGCCGGGCGGTGGCCGCGGCGGTGGAGAAACAGCTGGAGACCCTGGAGCGGAGCGCCATTGCCGGGCCAAGCTGGCGCGATTACGGAGCGGTGATTACCGTCACCGACATGGATCAGGCCGCCGCGCTGTCCAACCGCATTGCCCCAGAACACCTGGAGCTCTGCGTCGCCGACCCAGAGGCATTGAGCCTCAAGACCGTTCACGCGGGCGCCATTTTCCTGGGGCAATATACCCCCGAGGCGATTGGTGATTACGTTGGTGGCCCCAATCACGTGCTTCCGACTGCGCGTTCGGCCCGGTTTTCATCCGGGCTGTCGGTCCTGGATTTTCTCAAGCGCACGACACTCAGCCACATGACCCCGGCAGCGCTGCGGGCCATTGGGCCAGCAGCTGAGACGCTGGCCATCAGCGAAAGTCTGCAAGCGCACGGGTTGTCCGTGCGCGCCCGGCTTGATGCATTGAACGATTAG